The Alosa alosa isolate M-15738 ecotype Scorff River chromosome 9, AALO_Geno_1.1, whole genome shotgun sequence genome includes a region encoding these proteins:
- the si:ch73-40i7.2 gene encoding FYN-binding protein 1 isoform X2 yields MEENVDVKALMARFRQTGMMATGGGGGSPRLPPPILERGVHSPVDPGANGSVRPRFSVPLNKPNPGPISPSNGPRFGQAPRGVFPRPPPSHRPNHQEPVRTPIAEADKPGSFRNSTEKLVRPMPKPHGSPGGRGPQTIHTPPLLSQRSMSTEVPPLLRPLPTVGSRPKKPKRPPFVNLEQFRRNSGTPKPTARLSGRTLGDSNSPTTSGAAGVKMPPLLPNRPKNMTVPVPKQDMDDDQDTYDDIEAFPPPPPPPSTQTEEGFSPSSSRPAGISSPPFMPSKPSSMTNSLSVQDLDDDQDTYDDIEALPPPPPPPPTSQDSWNDQHSSRAEEWDDSDESEIYEEVDQDSIPLPTDTGKHSKKDMKRQKEQEKKEQREREKKEIAYRKKFKLTGNETALHIARVREDWQGGKNDLSVQQGESVEIIRTENNPEGRWLARTIDGRYGYISTKCVDMDYEEVKRRFGSLARPRPDPGVYDDVNSMEGYGCEDFPPPPVEISPDPKMLKKMESKEKEFRKKFKFEGSIQVLRCMRVDPNANIKKAGGKDLNVVRGDLLDVIQFIGDKKALCRNGQGKYGYVPMAYLLPEEGEIYDDIDYPGDVYDNDSNM; encoded by the exons ATG GAGGAGAATGTTGACGTGAAGGCCCTGATGGCCAGGTTCCGCCAAACAGGGATGATggcaacaggaggaggaggtggttcCCCAAGACTCCCACCTCCCATCCTCGAGAGAGGTGTCCATTCACCGGTGGACCCTGGGGCTAATGGAAGTGTCAGACCCAGGTTCTCTGTTCCCCTCAACAAACCAAACCCAGGACCTATTTCTCCCTCAAACGGGCCAAGGTTTGGCCAGGCGCCGCGTGGCGTGTTCCCCAGGCCCCCGCCTAGCCATCGTCCCAACCACCAGGAGCCCGTCAGAACCCCCATTGCGGAGGCAGACAAACCAGGATCCTTCAGAAACTCCACGGAGAAGCTGGTAagaccaatgccaaaaccacacggTTCCCCAGGCGGCAGAGGTCCCCAGACCATCCACACGCCGCCCCTGCTCTCACAGAGGAGTATGTCGACCGAGGTGCCACCCCTCTTACGGCCACTACCTACTGTGGGGTCCAGACCTAAAAAGCCCAAGCGTCCCCCCTTTGTGAACTTGGAACAATTCCGAAGGAATTCTGGCACACCTAAGCCCACTGCCCGGCTGTCTGGGAGAACATTAGGGG ATAGCAACAGTCCGACAACATCTGGAGCAGCTGGTGTTAAAATGCCTCCACTACTCCCAAATAGGCCTAAAAATATGACAGTGCCTGTTCCAAAGCA AGACATGGATGATGACCAAGACACATATGATGATATTGAAGCctttcctccccctccaccacctccatcaaCACAGACCGAAG aGGGCTTCAGTCCTTCTTCATCTAGACCAGCTGGTATAAGCAGCCCCCCCTTCATGCCTAGTAAGCCAAGCAGCATGACAAACTCTTTGTCAGTCCA AGACCTGGATGATGACCAGGACACATATGATGACATTGAGGcacttcctccccctccgccCCCTCCACCTACGAGTCAAG ACTCCTGGAATGATCAGCATTCAAGTCGagcagaggag TGGGATGACAGTGATGAAAGTGAAATCTATGAAGAAGTCGA CCAGGACAGCATCCCGTTGCCAACTGACACAGGCAAGCATTCAAAGAAAGACATGAAACGACAAAAAGAACAGGAGAAGaaagagcagagggagagagagaagaaagagatcgCATACAGAAAGAAATTTAAG CTGACTGGAAATGAGACGGCTCTGCATATAGCCCGCGTCAGGGAAGACTGGCAAGGGGGGAAGAATGATCTGAGTGTGCAGCAGGGGGAAAGTGTGGAGATCATCCGCACCGAGAACAACCCAGAGGGCAGATGGCTTGCCCGCACCATTGATGGCAGAT ATGGCTACATTAGCACCAAATGTGTGGATATGGACTATGAGGAGGTGAAACGGCGCTTTGGTAGCCTTGCTAGACCCAGACCTGATCCTGGTGTCTATGATGACGTGAACAG CATGGAAGGCTATG gaTGTGAGGATTTCCCACCACCTCCTGTAGAAATAAG cccAGATCCAAAAATGTTAAAGAAAATGGAAAGTAAGGAGAAAGAATTCAGGAAAAAATTCAAG TTTGAAGGGTCAATACAAGTACTTAGGTGCATGAGGGTGGATCCCAATGCGAACATCAAGAAAGCTGGTGGAAAAGACTTAAACGTGGTTCGAGGAGATCTTCTGGACGTCATTCAGTTTATTGGTGATAAAAAAGCACTGTGTCGAAACGGACAGGGAAAAT ATGGATATGTACCCATGGCCTACCTGCTGCCAGA AGAAGGGGAAATATATGATGACATAGATTACCCAGGAG ATGTCTACGACAACGATAGCAACATGTGA
- the si:ch73-40i7.2 gene encoding FYN-binding protein 1 isoform X1 yields the protein MEENVDVKALMARFRQTGMMATGGGGGSPRLPPPILERGVHSPVDPGANGSVRPRFSVPLNKPNPGPISPSNGPRFGQAPRGVFPRPPPSHRPNHQEPVRTPIAEADKPGSFRNSTEKLVRPMPKPHGSPGGRGPQTIHTPPLLSQRSMSTEVPPLLRPLPTVGSRPKKPKRPPFVNLEQFRRNSGTPKPTARLSGRTLGDSNSPTTSGAAGVKMPPLLPNRPKNMTVPVPKQDMDDDQDTYDDIEAFPPPPPPPSTQTEEGFSPSSSRPAGISSPPFMPSKPSSMTNSLSVQDLDDDQDTYDDIEALPPPPPPPPTSQDSWNDQHSSRAEEWDDSDESEIYEEVDSQDSIPLPTDTGKHSKKDMKRQKEQEKKEQREREKKEIAYRKKFKLTGNETALHIARVREDWQGGKNDLSVQQGESVEIIRTENNPEGRWLARTIDGRYGYISTKCVDMDYEEVKRRFGSLARPRPDPGVYDDVNSMEGYGCEDFPPPPVEISPDPKMLKKMESKEKEFRKKFKFEGSIQVLRCMRVDPNANIKKAGGKDLNVVRGDLLDVIQFIGDKKALCRNGQGKYGYVPMAYLLPEEGEIYDDIDYPGDVYDNDSNM from the exons ATG GAGGAGAATGTTGACGTGAAGGCCCTGATGGCCAGGTTCCGCCAAACAGGGATGATggcaacaggaggaggaggtggttcCCCAAGACTCCCACCTCCCATCCTCGAGAGAGGTGTCCATTCACCGGTGGACCCTGGGGCTAATGGAAGTGTCAGACCCAGGTTCTCTGTTCCCCTCAACAAACCAAACCCAGGACCTATTTCTCCCTCAAACGGGCCAAGGTTTGGCCAGGCGCCGCGTGGCGTGTTCCCCAGGCCCCCGCCTAGCCATCGTCCCAACCACCAGGAGCCCGTCAGAACCCCCATTGCGGAGGCAGACAAACCAGGATCCTTCAGAAACTCCACGGAGAAGCTGGTAagaccaatgccaaaaccacacggTTCCCCAGGCGGCAGAGGTCCCCAGACCATCCACACGCCGCCCCTGCTCTCACAGAGGAGTATGTCGACCGAGGTGCCACCCCTCTTACGGCCACTACCTACTGTGGGGTCCAGACCTAAAAAGCCCAAGCGTCCCCCCTTTGTGAACTTGGAACAATTCCGAAGGAATTCTGGCACACCTAAGCCCACTGCCCGGCTGTCTGGGAGAACATTAGGGG ATAGCAACAGTCCGACAACATCTGGAGCAGCTGGTGTTAAAATGCCTCCACTACTCCCAAATAGGCCTAAAAATATGACAGTGCCTGTTCCAAAGCA AGACATGGATGATGACCAAGACACATATGATGATATTGAAGCctttcctccccctccaccacctccatcaaCACAGACCGAAG aGGGCTTCAGTCCTTCTTCATCTAGACCAGCTGGTATAAGCAGCCCCCCCTTCATGCCTAGTAAGCCAAGCAGCATGACAAACTCTTTGTCAGTCCA AGACCTGGATGATGACCAGGACACATATGATGACATTGAGGcacttcctccccctccgccCCCTCCACCTACGAGTCAAG ACTCCTGGAATGATCAGCATTCAAGTCGagcagaggag TGGGATGACAGTGATGAAAGTGAAATCTATGAAGAAGTCGA CAGCCAGGACAGCATCCCGTTGCCAACTGACACAGGCAAGCATTCAAAGAAAGACATGAAACGACAAAAAGAACAGGAGAAGaaagagcagagggagagagagaagaaagagatcgCATACAGAAAGAAATTTAAG CTGACTGGAAATGAGACGGCTCTGCATATAGCCCGCGTCAGGGAAGACTGGCAAGGGGGGAAGAATGATCTGAGTGTGCAGCAGGGGGAAAGTGTGGAGATCATCCGCACCGAGAACAACCCAGAGGGCAGATGGCTTGCCCGCACCATTGATGGCAGAT ATGGCTACATTAGCACCAAATGTGTGGATATGGACTATGAGGAGGTGAAACGGCGCTTTGGTAGCCTTGCTAGACCCAGACCTGATCCTGGTGTCTATGATGACGTGAACAG CATGGAAGGCTATG gaTGTGAGGATTTCCCACCACCTCCTGTAGAAATAAG cccAGATCCAAAAATGTTAAAGAAAATGGAAAGTAAGGAGAAAGAATTCAGGAAAAAATTCAAG TTTGAAGGGTCAATACAAGTACTTAGGTGCATGAGGGTGGATCCCAATGCGAACATCAAGAAAGCTGGTGGAAAAGACTTAAACGTGGTTCGAGGAGATCTTCTGGACGTCATTCAGTTTATTGGTGATAAAAAAGCACTGTGTCGAAACGGACAGGGAAAAT ATGGATATGTACCCATGGCCTACCTGCTGCCAGA AGAAGGGGAAATATATGATGACATAGATTACCCAGGAG ATGTCTACGACAACGATAGCAACATGTGA